The following are encoded in a window of Mycobacterium vicinigordonae genomic DNA:
- the eccD gene encoding type VII secretion integral membrane protein EccD, which translates to MTSLVGKVSFPARCAVAVVCGEHLLSQVYPASVPIEVFVDNVVELVHDELKRRGLPGLETGVGYELHKANGVRLDITKTLDELGVEDGATLTLVPATEGESFEPQYESLSTGLARIGKKLFEPVTVQTAAHTALAIVAFVVVTILGLAVRQRIATDSLLPGLVTGGAGLVVAGGALAAWQWWPRRTDMLDGFGWLAVPLVAVGLGASAPGKMGSAHVFIAALAAAVLTCGLATVTRRHIDAAAAVVTMCALGVSVAAPRMWWPIPAQWLGMCTLVILLLVLTLAPTFALWAARIRPPYFGSITGRDLFRRADGMPVDAVSPVSDGTEGGADDAIPDTTPRGAQIAAVAIRANNVLTGICVGAAVALPVAVWATLMPGRDRGTAAAVLGGLFVVIFISRGRAFADKRQAVALVSGAAVAACTGVIKYVVHQASSNEMALLCAAVALTAFAGAGLLASLLVPITRFTPLVRMAAEWVEIAAIIAALPLAAWIGGLFTWVRMR; encoded by the coding sequence ATGACCTCTCTGGTTGGCAAGGTCTCGTTTCCTGCCCGTTGCGCGGTAGCTGTTGTCTGCGGCGAACACCTGCTCTCGCAGGTGTACCCGGCCTCCGTACCGATCGAGGTGTTCGTCGACAACGTCGTCGAACTGGTGCACGACGAACTCAAGCGCCGTGGCCTGCCCGGGCTCGAAACCGGTGTCGGATACGAACTACATAAAGCCAACGGGGTGCGCCTCGACATCACCAAGACCCTCGACGAACTCGGTGTGGAAGACGGCGCCACCCTTACCCTGGTACCCGCCACCGAGGGCGAATCGTTCGAGCCCCAATACGAGTCGCTGTCCACCGGCCTGGCGCGGATAGGCAAAAAGCTCTTCGAACCGGTCACCGTCCAGACAGCCGCACACACCGCACTGGCAATCGTCGCATTCGTCGTTGTCACGATCCTGGGATTGGCTGTGCGACAACGTATCGCAACCGACTCGCTGTTGCCCGGCCTGGTCACGGGCGGAGCGGGACTCGTGGTCGCGGGCGGCGCACTCGCGGCGTGGCAGTGGTGGCCCCGCCGGACGGACATGCTCGACGGGTTCGGCTGGCTGGCCGTGCCCCTTGTCGCGGTGGGCCTGGGCGCCAGTGCGCCAGGAAAGATGGGTTCGGCACACGTCTTCATCGCCGCATTGGCGGCCGCGGTGCTGACGTGTGGCCTCGCGACGGTGACTCGGCGCCATATCGATGCGGCGGCGGCGGTGGTCACGATGTGTGCCCTTGGGGTGAGCGTGGCTGCGCCACGGATGTGGTGGCCGATCCCGGCCCAGTGGCTGGGAATGTGCACCCTGGTAATCCTGCTGCTCGTTTTGACATTGGCCCCGACCTTCGCGCTCTGGGCCGCCCGCATCCGGCCGCCGTACTTCGGTTCGATCACCGGCCGCGATCTGTTCAGGCGCGCCGACGGCATGCCGGTTGACGCCGTCTCTCCGGTGAGCGACGGCACTGAGGGCGGCGCGGACGATGCGATTCCCGACACCACGCCGCGCGGTGCGCAGATCGCCGCGGTGGCCATCCGCGCTAACAACGTGTTGACCGGCATTTGCGTGGGCGCCGCTGTGGCGCTGCCGGTTGCGGTGTGGGCCACCCTGATGCCCGGGCGCGACCGTGGCACCGCGGCCGCGGTGCTGGGTGGGCTGTTCGTGGTGATTTTCATCAGCCGGGGGCGGGCCTTCGCCGACAAGCGCCAGGCGGTTGCACTGGTGAGTGGCGCCGCGGTTGCCGCGTGCACCGGTGTCATCAAATATGTTGTGCACCAAGCATCTTCAAACGAGATGGCGTTGCTGTGTGCTGCGGTAGCTTTGACAGCTTTCGCCGGCGCGGGGCTGTTGGCGTCGCTGCTGGTGCCGATCACGAGGTTCACGCCGCTGGTGCGCATGGCCGCCGAATGGGTGGAGATCGCAGCCATTATCGCGGCGTTGCCACTGGCCGCCTGGATAGGCGGATTGTTCACCTGGGTGCGGATGAGATGA
- a CDS encoding WXG100 family type VII secretion target encodes MADHIVYNHGAVVGFAGEVGAQAAQLMEIHSDVLNLTQALGDFFQGHGATAFFDAQQQMLHGLEDLIQTVSRHAHTVHNVDEMAQATDAQMGNLFI; translated from the coding sequence ATGGCAGATCACATCGTCTATAACCACGGCGCCGTCGTCGGATTCGCAGGCGAGGTCGGTGCGCAGGCCGCACAGCTGATGGAAATTCACAGCGACGTCCTCAACCTCACGCAAGCACTCGGTGACTTCTTTCAAGGCCATGGCGCCACCGCATTTTTCGATGCACAGCAGCAGATGCTGCACGGACTGGAAGACCTGATTCAGACCGTCAGCCGGCACGCTCACACCGTGCACAACGTCGACGAAATGGCACAGGCCACCGACGCCCAGATGGGCAACCTCTTTATCTAG
- a CDS encoding WXG100 family type VII secretion target, whose protein sequence is MANATVVTPELLRSTQQRIEARLQEAAAIANQYLSGHENIINATGWAGDAGNTSLNTAGQIHHDLQQIMTGGQRLAHGLGRAAVLMENHEADAAHNLNGVFSGGTQAV, encoded by the coding sequence ATGGCAAACGCAACAGTTGTCACTCCAGAGTTGCTGCGCAGTACGCAGCAACGGATCGAAGCCCGATTGCAGGAAGCCGCCGCGATCGCCAATCAGTATCTGAGCGGGCACGAGAACATCATCAATGCGACGGGATGGGCAGGGGACGCGGGCAACACCTCGCTCAACACCGCCGGCCAGATCCATCACGACCTGCAACAGATCATGACCGGGGGCCAACGGCTTGCACACGGGCTGGGCCGGGCTGCGGTGCTGATGGAAAACCACGAGGCCGATGCGGCGCACAACCTCAACGGCGTGTTCAGCGGGGGGACTCAGGCGGTCTAG
- a CDS encoding ESX secretion-associated protein EspG yields the protein MLTTTVDGLWALQVLTGIETVAPELGLRPLLPSVEPRRLALEHPVTAELCAAGVLDESGTVDGTVLEWLTVLSRRDIGLFVQMRAPGDAEPARALLARFAQWWVAVERCADLIRISGAGTSTAEGSASSVIRAQIERWCGQQAPAALRPVTLDADSLRAAAVGREALDAFIRGHGLECDQTRLLTLATDPSRSAQASIVAVQSGVAGGKSSRTHVEAGAVTVIDTPEGRLVAEHVNSAGRRWMIVAPGTTGNITSAITHMLRRLPAEHEWFSYRKVV from the coding sequence GTGTTAACCACCACCGTCGACGGGCTGTGGGCCCTGCAGGTCCTCACCGGCATCGAGACCGTGGCCCCCGAGTTGGGGCTGCGGCCGTTGCTGCCGAGTGTGGAACCCAGGCGCCTGGCGCTCGAACACCCCGTCACCGCCGAATTGTGCGCGGCCGGGGTGCTCGACGAATCCGGCACAGTCGACGGCACCGTGCTGGAATGGCTGACGGTCCTGTCGCGGCGAGACATCGGGCTTTTCGTCCAGATGCGCGCACCGGGCGACGCGGAACCGGCGCGGGCACTGCTCGCGCGATTCGCCCAGTGGTGGGTCGCCGTGGAACGCTGCGCTGACTTGATCCGGATCAGCGGCGCGGGCACGTCCACCGCGGAGGGATCGGCAAGCTCGGTGATCCGCGCGCAGATCGAGCGGTGGTGTGGGCAACAGGCGCCGGCTGCACTGCGGCCCGTCACCCTCGACGCGGATAGCCTGCGTGCGGCGGCGGTCGGTCGGGAGGCACTGGACGCGTTCATCCGTGGTCACGGGCTCGAGTGCGACCAGACGCGGTTGCTGACACTGGCTACCGACCCGAGCCGGTCGGCTCAAGCCTCGATCGTCGCCGTGCAATCCGGAGTTGCCGGTGGCAAATCGTCGCGAACACACGTCGAAGCCGGTGCGGTGACTGTCATCGACACCCCCGAGGGGCGGTTGGTCGCCGAGCACGTCAACTCCGCCGGCCGACGGTGGATGATCGTCGCGCCCGGAACTACGGGCAACATCACCAGCGCGATCACCCACATGCTGCGCCGTCTGCCCGCCGAACATGAATGGTTTTCGTACCGGAAAGTTGTGTAG
- a CDS encoding MinD/ParA family ATP-binding protein, with product MTNPWNAAPHVEQAGITQRDVPAARVAHQESVSGTLRISDMVAPRKIPPGSGWRKFLYNLSFKTVNLGESPAERHHRELQDRIRRHIRKQYVIGVVSGKGGVGKTTMTACIGGVFRECRPDNVVAIDAAPGFGTLAGRIDESPPGDYSAVLNDTDVQGYADIREHLGQNSIGLDVLAGNRASDQPRPLVPSMFTGVLSRLRRTHTVIVVDTSDDIEHPVMKAVLDACDALVFVSGLTADTSLPVTRAIDLLRSMGYHELVSRSTVILNDSRDKYDPDARAYLTERFKQSGATVEFMPYDPYLAKGGIIDTRHELKKKSRLQLFEIVAALADKYIPDADRPR from the coding sequence GTGACGAACCCGTGGAATGCTGCCCCTCATGTCGAACAGGCGGGAATCACGCAACGGGACGTCCCCGCTGCGCGTGTCGCGCACCAGGAATCCGTATCGGGCACGCTGCGGATTTCCGACATGGTCGCGCCGCGGAAGATCCCACCCGGGTCGGGTTGGCGAAAGTTCCTGTACAACTTGTCATTCAAGACGGTCAACCTCGGCGAATCACCGGCCGAACGACACCATCGCGAACTTCAAGACCGGATCAGGCGCCATATCCGCAAACAGTATGTGATCGGGGTGGTTTCGGGTAAAGGTGGCGTCGGAAAGACCACGATGACCGCGTGCATCGGGGGCGTCTTCCGAGAATGCCGACCCGACAACGTCGTTGCGATCGACGCCGCTCCTGGATTCGGCACACTGGCCGGACGGATCGACGAGTCCCCGCCGGGGGACTACTCGGCGGTACTTAACGACACCGACGTCCAAGGCTACGCGGATATCCGAGAGCACTTGGGGCAGAACAGCATCGGTCTCGATGTGCTGGCGGGTAACCGAGCATCCGACCAGCCGCGACCGCTGGTTCCATCGATGTTCACCGGAGTGCTGTCGCGGCTGCGCCGCACCCACACCGTCATCGTGGTGGACACCTCCGACGACATCGAGCACCCGGTGATGAAGGCGGTGCTCGACGCCTGTGACGCGCTGGTGTTCGTCTCAGGTCTGACCGCTGACACCTCCCTGCCGGTGACCCGCGCTATCGATCTGTTGCGGTCGATGGGATACCACGAACTGGTGTCGCGAAGCACCGTGATCCTCAACGACAGTCGCGACAAGTACGACCCCGACGCCCGCGCGTACCTCACCGAGCGTTTCAAGCAATCCGGCGCAACGGTCGAGTTCATGCCGTATGACCCGTACCTCGCCAAGGGCGGGATCATCGACACCCGCCACGAACTGAAGAAGAAGTCGCGTCTGCAGTTGTTCGAGATCGTCGCGGCCCTGGCCGACAAGTACATTCCGGACGCCGACAGGCCCCGGTAA
- a CDS encoding pullulanase, with amino-acid sequence MEYCLGGDDGTASMWNRAADLDLDGDGAFDAVGLDLDGDGLRDDALVDLDHDGVADHAVLDADNDGAPETYFVDDGSGTWRVAVDRGGQLRWFGLDGVEHSGGPLVDFDGQGQPDDRLADLDGDGVADQVVCTGPDGVTGYVDTDGDGRWDVRLFDSDGDGIADGAGAA; translated from the coding sequence ATGGAGTACTGCCTCGGCGGCGACGACGGCACCGCGTCGATGTGGAATCGTGCCGCTGATCTCGACCTCGACGGCGACGGTGCGTTCGACGCCGTCGGGCTGGACCTGGATGGTGACGGCCTCCGCGACGACGCCCTGGTCGACCTCGACCACGACGGAGTCGCCGACCACGCCGTGCTCGACGCAGACAACGACGGCGCCCCGGAAACCTACTTCGTCGACGATGGATCCGGGACGTGGCGGGTCGCTGTCGATCGTGGCGGGCAGCTGCGGTGGTTCGGTCTGGACGGTGTGGAACATTCCGGCGGCCCGCTGGTCGACTTCGACGGGCAGGGTCAACCGGACGATCGGCTGGCCGACCTCGACGGCGACGGGGTTGCCGATCAGGTGGTGTGCACGGGTCCCGACGGCGTCACCGGCTACGTGGACACCGACGGCGACGGGCGCTGGGATGTTCGACTCTTCGATTCCGACGGCGACGGAATAGCCGACGGAGCGGGGGCCGCATGA